From a single Candidatus Cloacimonadota bacterium genomic region:
- a CDS encoding ABC transporter substrate-binding protein: MKVKVTKEVEFGITDTEILLGMSTVLTGPSDYLGNSFKNGAMSYFNRINKSGGIKGRNIKLIAYDDGYEPGRCIENTHKLIDEDKVFCLFGNVGTPTTMAIKPIIVEKHIPLIAPFTGAEPLRNPLVKEIFHYRASYYDEVEKFIKGVVDKLGMTKISCFYQDDNYGYTVLEGLNKSLIKRGLKLHSWGTYKRNTMDIQAGLDRIIPTEPDAVVMVGTYGSCAKFIIEGKKQDFNPVFMNVSFVGAHQLLDILNDAGQGDAEIITQVVPPEFSMLPAVVEARNDLNAYAPDEELNHVSLEGYLAAKVLVEGLTRSGNNLTRSNFIEQMESIKDLDIGIDHQISFSATDHQGSDKVYPAIVIGGEYNYFEDWQVISSYLN, translated from the coding sequence ATGAAGGTTAAAGTAACGAAGGAAGTAGAATTTGGAATTACAGATACAGAGATTTTGCTTGGAATGTCCACGGTTTTAACGGGACCTTCAGATTATCTGGGAAACAGTTTCAAGAATGGAGCGATGTCATATTTCAACCGCATAAATAAATCGGGTGGCATCAAAGGCAGAAACATAAAACTGATTGCATATGATGACGGATATGAGCCGGGACGCTGCATTGAAAATACTCATAAATTAATCGATGAAGACAAAGTATTCTGTTTATTTGGCAACGTGGGAACTCCAACCACAATGGCCATAAAGCCAATTATTGTAGAAAAACATATACCTCTTATCGCCCCATTTACAGGAGCAGAACCATTAAGGAATCCACTTGTGAAGGAGATTTTTCATTATCGTGCCAGTTATTATGACGAAGTAGAAAAATTCATCAAAGGAGTTGTAGACAAGCTTGGAATGACCAAAATTTCCTGTTTTTACCAGGATGACAACTATGGTTACACAGTACTTGAAGGACTGAATAAATCATTGATAAAGCGAGGGCTAAAACTTCATTCCTGGGGAACTTATAAAAGAAACACCATGGATATCCAAGCAGGATTAGACAGAATTATTCCCACTGAACCTGATGCAGTTGTTATGGTAGGAACTTACGGAAGTTGTGCCAAGTTTATTATTGAAGGCAAAAAGCAGGATTTCAATCCTGTTTTCATGAACGTGTCTTTTGTTGGAGCACATCAGCTTCTGGATATTTTAAATGATGCAGGACAGGGTGATGCAGAAATTATAACCCAGGTTGTTCCTCCCGAATTCAGTATGCTGCCAGCAGTAGTGGAAGCCAGAAATGATTTGAATGCATATGCTCCTGATGAAGAATTAAATCATGTAAGCCTGGAAGGTTATCTTGCTGCTAAAGTTTTAGTTGAAGGTTTAACCAGATCTGGCAATAATCTGACAAGGTCAAATTTCATAGAACAGATGGAATCAATTAAGGATCTGGATATTGGTATTGATCATCAGATCAGTTTTTCTGCTACCGATCACCAGGGTTCAGATAAAGTATATCCGGCGATTGTGATAGGCGGAGAATACAATTATTTCGAGGACTGGCAGGTAATCAGCAGTTATTTAAATTAG